The stretch of DNA AAACAGGATGCCCCCGATATCGTTCCCGCAGCACCCACCGGAACTGTGACTGTCGTTGCTCGCCTCAAAGCAAGTGAGCCCACTCTGATCGGCCGGACCGCGAGTGGCAACCAGGTCGCAACGATCAACCTCACCGAAATCGAGAAGCGGCTCGGAACTCCGACCTACACCGGCGCCTACGGTCTGATGGCCTCTGAGGATCCAGCCTCCGCGACCCGCCCCGTGGCAGTCGTGCGACCCCCCGCGGACGAAGGGCCACACCTCTCGTATGCGTTCCAGTGGTTCGTCTTCGGCGTGCTTGCCTTTATCGGCCTCGGTTGGGCGGTACGCCAGGAATATCGTGATGTGAACTCCGAGGATCCCGAAGAACAGAAGCGGGCTGCCCAGCGTGCGAGGCGCAAGGCCGCGAAGCCGCGCAGCGATGCCGAAGTGGAAGACGCACTGCTCGACTCCCGACGCTGACCGAACGGGAATGACGAAGGCGGCGGGCACATGCCCGCCGCCTTCGTCGATTCTCAGCCGCCTACGCGAGCGTGATCAAGTCGAGGTAATCCTTATTCCAGTGATCCTCGATACCATCCGGAAGAATCAGCACACGCTCGGGGTTCAACGCCTCAACGGCCCCCTCGTCGTGACTGACCAGCACAACGGCCCCACTGTAGTGAGCAAGCGCATCCAGAATCTCTTCGCGGCTGGCCGGGTCCAAGTTGTTCGTGGGCTCATCGAGTAAAAGCACGTTGGCGCCAGAAACCACAATCATGGCCAACGCGAGTCTCGTCTTCTCACCGCCGGAAAGCACACCGGCGAGCTTGTGAGAGTCGTCACCCGTGAACAGGAACGAACCGAGCACCTTACGGGCTTCCATCTCAGTGATGTTGGGCGATGAGGACACCATGTTCTCGAGCACCGAGCGCTTCACATCGATCGTCTCGTGTTCCTGGGCGTAGTAGCCGATGCGCAGACCATGGCCGTGTTCGATCGTACCGGTGTCCGACGCGTCGACGCCGGCCAGCATGCGCAGCATGGTCGTCTTCCCCGCACCGTTCAGTCCCAGGATGACGACCTTAGAACCGCGATCGATGGCCATATCGACACCGGCAAAGATTTCAAGCGAGCCGTAACTCTTCGACAGGTTCGTCGCCATGATCGGCGTGCGGCCGCAGGGAGCCGGCTCGGGAAAGCGCAGTTTGGCCACCCGGTCGACGGCGCGTACGGCCTCGAGGCCGGAGAGAAGTTTCTCGGCGCGAGCCACCATCTGGTGAGCTGCGGCGGCCTTGCTGGCCTTCGCACCGAATCGGGCGGCCTGCATCTGCAACGTCGACGCCTTCTTTTCGGCGTTCATGCGTTCCTTGCGACGGCGCTCCTCATCGGAGGCACGCTGGCGCAGGTAGTTCTTCCAGTTCATGTTGTAGACGTCGATGATGGTGCGGTTTGCATCCAGGTAGAAGACCCGGTTCACCGATTCGCCGACGAGTTCGATGTCGTGGCTGATGATGATGCATCCGCCACGGTAGCTCTTCACGAATTCGCGCAACCAGACGACGGAATCGGCGTCAAGGTGGTTGGTCGGCTCGTCGAGGATCATGGTCTCGGCCGCGGAGAACAGAATTCGGGCCAGCTCGATGCGGCGACGCTGACCGCCCGAGAGCGTCTTCAGTTGCTGGTCGAGGATGTGGTCAGGCAGGCTCAGGTTGCTCGCGATGGATGACGCTTCAGCCTCGGCGGCGTAGCCACCGAGAGCGTTGAACTGATCGGTAAGCGAGCCGTACTTGCGCATGGCCGCCGAAGCGATTGAGTCATTCGAGTCCCCCATGAGCATGCTTGACTCCTGCATCCCGAGCGCGATCGAGCCGAGACCACGTGCGTCGAGGATGCGCGTGCGCGCCAGCATCTCGGGGTCACCCGAACGCGGGTCCTGCGGCAGGTAGCCGATCTCCCCGATGCGCTCGATCTTGCCCTTCGTGGGCAGCGTCTCCCCGGCCAGGGTCTTTGTCAGGGTCGTCTTGCCGGCACCGTTACGACCAACGAGGCCAATCTTGTCGCCATCGGAGACGCGGAAGTTCACGCCTTCCATGAGCACGCGTGCCCCCACTCGGATTTCGAGATCTTGCACACTGAGCACAGCAATAGTCCGTTCAGAAGAGGGATGACAGAGACGGCCCGACCGGACCAACTCTCTAGTATATTTGCACGCGCGCCGCGCGCGCACCGATCGTGCTCAGGCGAGGCTTCCCCGGAGGGCCTTCTCGACCCAATCGCGATACGCAACCGAGCCCCAGCCCAACTCGGTCACCAGCGTGCGGTACACCTGCGGGTGCCCCAGCGCCCAGATTGCGGCGGCTGCTTCATGGTCGCTCATTCCGCCGCGAAGGCCGTGAAGCACGCGCAAGGACGACGCCGCTTCGCCATAGTTGTGCAGTCGGGCTGCTGCTCGTTTACGCTCGAGCTCCGCCACCTCCGAGTCGACCGTTGCGGCTTGACTGATCACTCGGTGTATATCTGCTGTGCGTTCGTTGACTTCGAGGAACCAGTCGGCGAGTACCCGAATCACCACGGGCGCGCTCGTGGCCGCCGCAACCCGGTAGCGCAACACTGCGGGAACGAGCGCCGGTGCATCACGGCCGGCGGCTGCCAGGTCAAGCACAGCAGAGAGCAGCTCGGCCTTATTGCCGACAGAATTGTAGATCGTTTGTACCGCCACACCGGCTTCCTCCGCAATCGCAGCGAGAGAACTGGCCACGTAGCCCCGCGAAAGCATAAGCCTGCTCGCGGCAACGGCAATCTCCTGCTTCGTTGCCGCGGCGCGCTCACGACGACGTCTTTCCGAGGGTGTCTCCAGATCAGCCATGAAATTAGAGTAGCATTCCATGAACTTGAATGTGGTTCGAATGTGCTATGCACGCACCTCTCAGGCGACCTGCGACGACAAAGCACACAGCGCCCTCGTTGTGACAACGAAGGCGCTGTGAAACGCGAACCGACGGGCGACCCGCGCGAGAATTAGATCGAGAAGCCGAGAGCGCGCATCATGTCGCGGCCGTCATCGGTGATCTTCTCGGGACCCCACGGCGGCATCCACACCCAGTTGATGCGGAACTGGTCGACGACGCCATCGAGCGCCTCGGCCGTCTGTTCCTCAAGCACATCGGTCAACGGGCAGCCGGCCGACGTGAGTGTCATGTGAATGATGAGGGCGTCGTTGTCGTCGTCCCAGCCCAGGTCGTAGATGAGCCCGAGGTCGACGATATTGATGCCGAGCTCGGGATCCATGACGTCTTTCAACGCTTCCTCGACCTCGTCGTAGCGCGCCGGACTCAGTGTTGAAACCATACGATTAGCCTACGTTCGACTCGGTCAAATAGCGATCGTAGCCTTCTTCTTCAAGGCGGTCCGCCAACTCGGGGCCTCCCTGCTCGGCCACGCGTCCGTTGACGAAGACGTGAACGAAGTCAGGCTTGATGTAGCGCAGGATACGCGTGTAGTGCGTAATCAGCAGCAGGCCCAGCCCCGTAGTCTCTTTGGCCCGGTTGACGCCCTCGGAGACGATCTTCAGTGCGTCGACGTCGAGACCGGAGTCGGTCTCATCGAGAACGGCGAACTTAGGCTTCAGCAGTTCAAGCTGCAGAATCTCGTTGCGCTTCTTCTCGCCACCGGAGAACCCCTCGTTGACGTTTCGCTCGGCAAAACTCTTGTCCATCTTGAGGTTCGCCATCGCGCCGCGAACATCCTTGATCCAGGTGCGAATGGGTGGTGCTTCCCCGTCGATCGCGGTTTTGGCCGTGCGCAGGAAGTTCGTCACCGACACGCCGGGAATCTCGACCGGGTACTGCATGGCCAGGAACATTCCAGCGCGGGCACGCTCATCGACGGTCATCGTGAGCACCTCGACGCCGTCGAGCAGGATGGATCCGCTCTCAACGTGGTACTTGGGGTGGCCGGCGATCGTGTACGCCAGGGTGGACTTGCCCGAGCCGTTCGGCCCCATGATCGCGTGAATCTCGCCCTCATTGATCGTGAGGTTGACGCCGCGCAGAATCTGCTTGGTGCCCTGGTCGGTCTCGACGCTGACGTGCAGGTCTTTGATCTCAAGAACAGACATGAATCAGTTTTCTCTTTCGTTTCTTCCAGCGCGCAAGCGCCGGGAGGCTGGGCCTCAGGGAGCTATACGGGCAGGATGACAGTGGGGTCGATGTAGACGTCGCCGTCAATCAACTCGACCTGATAAACAGGCACCGGTTCGTAGGCCGGGAGGGTGATCGGCTTGCCGGTTCGGAGTGAGAACTTCGAACCGTGCGCCCAGCACTCCAGGGTGTCGTCTTCGACGAAACCCTCTGACAGAGAGATATCTCCGTGCGTGCAGGTGTCACCGATCGCGAAAACGTCGCCGTTGCCGTCGCGCACGAGGGCAATCGGAACACCATCGATGTCCACTTTGACGGCCTGGTTGGGTTCGAGGTCATCGAAACCGCAAATTTTTACGGATGCCATGGTTTACTCGCCGTCCGTTCCGCGCAGTTCGGTTTCAATCGCTTCCTGAAGCCGGGCTTCGAGCGGCGCTGAGCCGATCTTCTGCACGATCTCGGTGAGGAAGCCGCGCACGACAAGTCGGCGCGCCTCGTCTT from Leifsonia psychrotolerans encodes:
- a CDS encoding TetR/AcrR family transcriptional regulator, producing MADLETPSERRRRERAAATKQEIAVAASRLMLSRGYVASSLAAIAEEAGVAVQTIYNSVGNKAELLSAVLDLAAAGRDAPALVPAVLRYRVAAATSAPVVIRVLADWFLEVNERTADIHRVISQAATVDSEVAELERKRAAARLHNYGEAASSLRVLHGLRGGMSDHEAAAAIWALGHPQVYRTLVTELGWGSVAYRDWVEKALRGSLA
- a CDS encoding SURF1 family cytochrome oxidase biogenesis protein; protein product: MRGWRFAVSKRWAGYLAVAMLFAAACAGLGMWQVARRDQALAEIAKVTNNFDAAPIPVAEALPSLDAFTASQKWLPVQLTGTYLIDDEMLVRNRPLNITPGFEVLTPLLLSDGTVFIVDRGWVPTGDKQDAPDIVPAAPTGTVTVVARLKASEPTLIGRTASGNQVATINLTEIEKRLGTPTYTGAYGLMASEDPASATRPVAVVRPPADEGPHLSYAFQWFVFGVLAFIGLGWAVRQEYRDVNSEDPEEQKRAAQRARRKAAKPRSDAEVEDALLDSRR
- a CDS encoding non-heme iron oxygenase ferredoxin subunit gives rise to the protein MASVKICGFDDLEPNQAVKVDIDGVPIALVRDGNGDVFAIGDTCTHGDISLSEGFVEDDTLECWAHGSKFSLRTGKPITLPAYEPVPVYQVELIDGDVYIDPTVILPV
- a CDS encoding ATP-binding cassette domain-containing protein yields the protein MLSVQDLEIRVGARVLMEGVNFRVSDGDKIGLVGRNGAGKTTLTKTLAGETLPTKGKIERIGEIGYLPQDPRSGDPEMLARTRILDARGLGSIALGMQESSMLMGDSNDSIASAAMRKYGSLTDQFNALGGYAAEAEASSIASNLSLPDHILDQQLKTLSGGQRRRIELARILFSAAETMILDEPTNHLDADSVVWLREFVKSYRGGCIIISHDIELVGESVNRVFYLDANRTIIDVYNMNWKNYLRQRASDEERRRKERMNAEKKASTLQMQAARFGAKASKAAAAHQMVARAEKLLSGLEAVRAVDRVAKLRFPEPAPCGRTPIMATNLSKSYGSLEIFAGVDMAIDRGSKVVILGLNGAGKTTMLRMLAGVDASDTGTIEHGHGLRIGYYAQEHETIDVKRSVLENMVSSSPNITEMEARKVLGSFLFTGDDSHKLAGVLSGGEKTRLALAMIVVSGANVLLLDEPTNNLDPASREEILDALAHYSGAVVLVSHDEGAVEALNPERVLILPDGIEDHWNKDYLDLITLA
- a CDS encoding metal-sulfur cluster assembly factor, whose translation is MVSTLSPARYDEVEEALKDVMDPELGINIVDLGLIYDLGWDDDNDALIIHMTLTSAGCPLTDVLEEQTAEALDGVVDQFRINWVWMPPWGPEKITDDGRDMMRALGFSI
- the sufC gene encoding Fe-S cluster assembly ATPase SufC; the encoded protein is MSVLEIKDLHVSVETDQGTKQILRGVNLTINEGEIHAIMGPNGSGKSTLAYTIAGHPKYHVESGSILLDGVEVLTMTVDERARAGMFLAMQYPVEIPGVSVTNFLRTAKTAIDGEAPPIRTWIKDVRGAMANLKMDKSFAERNVNEGFSGGEKKRNEILQLELLKPKFAVLDETDSGLDVDALKIVSEGVNRAKETTGLGLLLITHYTRILRYIKPDFVHVFVNGRVAEQGGPELADRLEEEGYDRYLTESNVG